From a single Anaerolineales bacterium genomic region:
- a CDS encoding uroporphyrinogen decarboxylase family protein — protein MRQQILDLLHGKKIDAQPAFSGLIHITAEGLASEGLSLHEVHHDAGKMARAAASTFKLTGMPSAALPLDLCSPAEALGAELIFYNDEEMQFPQVKKLLFQSTREIRELEIRDWKRGRIELICEAIGLAKKDIGDRAVISGIIPGPYTLMIYICKAQNLFREMKNEPQMVLDALLRLSSFLADIGNAYREAGADFITIHEMGGSPGFIGPKPFETFILPALQKLTGELPHPTVLSVCGKTDSAMSLLAQAGADAISLDQMADLKAARIELKDTLLFGNIDPVGTLSAGDEAGVAEAVQRAKEAGVDAVWPGCDLVIRTPIENIKIMTDRR, from the coding sequence ATGCGTCAACAAATTCTCGATCTTCTTCATGGTAAAAAAATTGATGCTCAACCTGCGTTCAGCGGGTTGATTCACATCACGGCGGAAGGACTGGCAAGTGAGGGCTTATCTTTACATGAAGTCCATCACGATGCAGGGAAGATGGCACGCGCGGCGGCGAGCACCTTCAAGTTGACGGGCATGCCCTCCGCGGCGCTGCCGTTGGATCTGTGCTCCCCCGCCGAGGCGCTCGGCGCGGAGTTGATCTTCTACAACGATGAGGAGATGCAATTTCCGCAGGTAAAAAAATTATTGTTTCAGAGCACGAGAGAGATCAGAGAATTAGAGATTAGAGATTGGAAACGGGGACGGATCGAGTTAATTTGCGAAGCAATTGGTTTGGCAAAAAAAGATATTGGAGATCGTGCAGTCATTTCGGGCATCATTCCCGGTCCGTACACGCTGATGATCTACATTTGCAAGGCACAAAATCTTTTCCGCGAGATGAAGAACGAGCCGCAAATGGTTTTGGATGCGCTGCTTCGTCTTTCGTCTTTCCTTGCGGATATCGGCAATGCGTATCGTGAAGCAGGAGCGGATTTCATCACCATCCATGAGATGGGCGGCTCACCAGGATTTATCGGACCGAAGCCGTTTGAGACCTTCATCCTGCCTGCGCTTCAAAAACTTACGGGAGAGTTACCCCACCCCACCGTGCTTTCGGTGTGCGGCAAAACGGACTCTGCCATGTCCCTGCTGGCGCAGGCTGGCGCGGATGCGATCTCGCTGGACCAGATGGCAGACCTCAAAGCGGCGCGGATTGAATTAAAAGACACGTTGCTATTCGGAAATATCGATCCCGTGGGGACACTGTCCGCGGGGGATGAGGCTGGGGTGGCGGAAGCAGTTCAAAGGGCGAAGGAGGCGGGCGTGGACGCAGTCTGGCCCGGGTGCGATCTGGTCATCCGGACGCCCATCGAAAATATCAAAATAATGACAGACAGGCGATAA
- a CDS encoding homocysteine S-methyltransferase family protein, producing MNKFLERLNGGEILVADGATGSNLQKMGLKPGKPPEDLIIDDPDTLLKLASSFAQAGSDIILTCTFGGTRMRMKDSKYQDRTPEVNIRAAEIARKAALLNNGLVAGSMGPVGGIIKPYGPLEYEDVKATFAEQAKALAEGGVDLLVIETMFAVEETTAAFEGARSVTDLPIVVSFSYDRGTRTMMGVKPKDAIKKFSEMGAVMVGANCGNTLDNMEAVVKEYQTAKPDVPLWVKPNAGVPHMDLETEQGVYDMGPEDMAAYSKRYAELGAKVVGGCCGNTAEHIAAIVKAVK from the coding sequence ATGAATAAGTTTCTAGAACGACTGAACGGCGGGGAAATTCTCGTTGCGGATGGGGCAACGGGTTCGAATTTGCAGAAGATGGGACTCAAGCCTGGCAAGCCGCCTGAGGATCTCATCATCGACGACCCTGATACATTGTTAAAGCTCGCTTCTTCCTTTGCCCAGGCTGGTTCGGACATCATCCTGACCTGTACCTTCGGTGGGACTCGCATGCGCATGAAAGACTCGAAGTATCAGGATCGCACTCCTGAGGTCAACATACGCGCGGCGGAAATCGCCCGCAAAGCCGCTTTACTGAACAATGGACTGGTGGCTGGTTCGATGGGACCCGTCGGCGGAATCATCAAGCCGTATGGTCCGCTGGAGTATGAAGATGTCAAAGCGACCTTTGCCGAGCAAGCCAAAGCGCTTGCCGAAGGCGGCGTGGACTTGCTAGTGATCGAAACGATGTTCGCGGTAGAAGAAACGACCGCCGCATTTGAAGGCGCACGCTCCGTGACGGATCTGCCAATTGTGGTTTCATTCAGTTACGACCGCGGCACGCGCACGATGATGGGCGTCAAGCCGAAGGACGCCATCAAGAAATTCAGCGAGATGGGCGCGGTCATGGTCGGCGCGAACTGCGGCAACACGCTCGACAACATGGAAGCGGTGGTGAAGGAATATCAAACCGCCAAGCCTGATGTACCGCTGTGGGTCAAGCCGAATGCGGGCGTCCCGCACATGGATTTGGAAACCGAGCAAGGCGTGTACGACATGGGTCCCGAAGACATGGCGGCGTATTCCAAAAGGTATGCAGAGTTGGGCGCGAAGGTCGTGGGTGGATGTTGCGGAAATACGGCGGAGCATATTGCGGCGATCGTGAAGGCAGTAAAATAA
- a CDS encoding ASKHA domain-containing protein, producing the protein MTKKHNIILQPSGRRGQVDEGTSVRSAARELGVDIESICAENATCGKCMVLVEAGRFEKYNIESSQENLSPVSTEERAYLERRPKLLKDKGWEIGQVRLSCQAKVCGDVLINVPEESRGNKQIVRKSASNRAIEVKPAIRKYLVSMTPPTLERPIADWERLAKGLETSMGLVRGSEENLPRWYDFEIDYACLRTLAKTLREAKWNVTVTVRNDKEVIAVQAGYHEESYGAAVDIGSTTVALYLCNLRTGEVLASESEMNPQIVYGEDVMSRIQYAIDQPDGLEKLHRAIISTLNKLLRQAVKTAHVKLEEIHEMVLVGNSTMHHVLLNLHPKDLGLAPFVPTIHKSVDIKARELGLHINPSGNIHILPTIASFVGADTSAVILAEEPHKQDENWLLIDIGTNAELVLGNRKRLVCTSTPTGPALEGAHVEYGMRAAPGAMERVHIDEVTLEPKYKVIGVDGWNTDHAEFIGHVKGICGSAIIDAVAELFRAGIIDSRGKFKKELSTKRVREGESGWEYVIAWKEETSIGRDIPITQQDVRQIQLAKAALFTAARTLLKRSNLESPDKIILAGGFGSFIDKEKAMLIGLIPDCELSNVYAVGNAAGDGARIALLNIEKRDEIDTVTRKVERFELPTDPEFQNQFMLATSFPHMSEPFPHIAHLIPHRKADPMAKNFMK; encoded by the coding sequence ATGACAAAGAAACACAATATTATTTTGCAGCCTTCGGGTCGGCGCGGGCAGGTGGACGAGGGAACCTCCGTCCGTTCGGCGGCGCGTGAATTGGGCGTGGACATCGAGTCGATCTGCGCGGAGAATGCCACCTGTGGCAAGTGCATGGTTCTGGTGGAAGCGGGTCGCTTCGAGAAATACAACATCGAGTCAAGCCAAGAGAACCTCTCCCCTGTCAGCACGGAAGAACGCGCCTACCTTGAACGCAGACCAAAATTGTTGAAAGACAAAGGCTGGGAAATTGGACAAGTGCGCCTCTCTTGTCAGGCAAAAGTTTGCGGCGATGTGCTGATCAATGTCCCTGAGGAAAGCCGCGGGAACAAGCAGATCGTCCGCAAGAGTGCGAGCAACCGCGCCATTGAAGTCAAGCCTGCGATCCGCAAATATCTGGTTTCGATGACACCGCCCACACTGGAACGTCCGATAGCGGATTGGGAACGACTCGCCAAGGGCTTGGAAACTTCGATGGGACTGGTGCGCGGCAGTGAGGAAAACCTTCCGCGTTGGTATGATTTTGAGATTGATTATGCCTGTCTGCGGACACTGGCAAAAACCCTGCGCGAAGCAAAGTGGAACGTAACCGTCACTGTCCGCAACGACAAGGAAGTCATCGCTGTGCAAGCAGGTTATCACGAAGAAAGCTACGGCGCGGCGGTGGATATCGGCTCGACAACGGTAGCGTTGTACTTGTGCAATCTCCGCACGGGCGAAGTGCTTGCTTCGGAATCGGAGATGAATCCACAGATCGTGTATGGCGAGGATGTCATGTCCCGTATTCAGTATGCGATCGATCAGCCCGATGGCTTGGAGAAATTGCACAGGGCGATCATTTCCACGCTGAATAAGTTGTTGAGGCAGGCGGTGAAGACGGCGCACGTAAAACTGGAAGAAATCCACGAAATGGTCTTGGTGGGCAATTCCACCATGCATCATGTTTTGTTGAATTTGCATCCCAAAGACTTGGGGCTGGCTCCGTTCGTGCCGACGATTCACAAGTCGGTGGATATCAAGGCTAGAGAGTTGGGTTTACACATCAACCCGTCTGGAAATATTCACATCCTGCCGACCATCGCTTCCTTTGTCGGCGCGGATACGAGCGCGGTCATCCTTGCAGAAGAACCGCACAAACAGGATGAGAACTGGTTACTCATTGACATTGGCACGAACGCGGAACTCGTGCTTGGAAATCGCAAGCGTTTGGTGTGTACGTCCACGCCGACGGGACCTGCGTTGGAAGGCGCTCATGTCGAGTATGGGATGCGAGCCGCACCTGGCGCGATGGAACGAGTCCACATTGATGAAGTGACGCTCGAACCGAAGTATAAGGTCATCGGTGTGGATGGATGGAACACGGATCATGCGGAGTTCATCGGTCACGTCAAAGGGATTTGCGGATCCGCCATCATCGACGCGGTAGCGGAACTGTTTCGGGCTGGGATCATTGATTCCCGCGGCAAGTTCAAGAAAGAGTTAAGTACGAAGCGCGTTCGAGAGGGAGAGTCAGGTTGGGAGTATGTCATCGCCTGGAAGGAAGAAACATCCATCGGACGAGACATCCCAATTACCCAACAGGATGTGCGCCAAATCCAATTGGCGAAGGCGGCGCTCTTCACTGCGGCGCGGACGCTGTTGAAGCGCAGCAATTTGGAAAGCCCTGATAAAATCATTCTCGCTGGCGGCTTTGGCAGTTTCATTGATAAAGAAAAAGCCATGCTGATCGGGTTGATCCCCGATTGCGAGTTGAGCAATGTGTATGCGGTTGGCAACGCAGCGGGCGACGGCGCGCGGATTGCGCTTTTGAACATCGAGAAGCGGGACGAGATCGACACGGTCACGCGCAAGGTGGAGCGTTTTGAACTGCCGACCGACCCTGAGTTCCAAAATCAGTTCATGCTGGCGACGAGTTTCCCGCACATGAGCGAGCCGTTTCCGCACATCGCGCATCTCATTCCGCACCGCAAGGCGGACCCGATGGCAAAAAATTTCATGAAATAA
- a CDS encoding virulence factor, which produces MTKYRVMYWKDIPQSFTVEADGQTIKKELSQKVQNKIDAYAMAIGATSTTDYAKQYKRGAWLEREGTAEEVAEALLAELEAEAAQVEIPRREN; this is translated from the coding sequence ATGACAAAATACCGTGTGATGTATTGGAAGGATATTCCGCAATCGTTCACTGTGGAAGCGGATGGACAGACGATAAAGAAAGAACTGTCGCAAAAAGTGCAAAATAAAATTGATGCATACGCGATGGCGATTGGCGCCACGTCCACTACGGATTATGCCAAGCAGTACAAGCGTGGCGCATGGCTCGAGCGAGAAGGGACTGCTGAAGAAGTTGCCGAGGCGCTGCTGGCAGAGTTGGAAGCGGAAGCGGCGCAGGTGGAGATTCCTCGAAGAGAAAATTAA
- a CDS encoding NAD(P)/FAD-dependent oxidoreductase yields MSNLQTNWDVIVIGGGAAGFFAAIRCAELTPNQRIIILEKASQTLGKVLISGGGRCNVTHACFEPAKLITYYPRGGAELRGAFTRFQPNDTVAWFEERGVRIKTESDGRMFPITDDSNTIANTLRFSAKQAGVRVELGASVLGVEKTPQGEFRLEVRREAGSQFIQTKKLLFATGGDRKSLDLIRKLGHTIADPVPSLFTFNIKDKRINGLTGVAVEDVTLKMDSLTARGPLLITHWGMSGPAVLRLSAWGARILFDKKYASTLTVNWLGNYKLDSALEVLGRNKDWHENARKKVSAHSAFSQIPIRLWKQLVHFIGDKNWADVSKAELRRLAEELTAGEFRIQGKGQFKEEFVTCGGVSLKEVDFKTMQSRVVDGLFFAGEVLDIDGITGGFNFQAAWTTGWLAGSAMG; encoded by the coding sequence ATGTCAAACTTACAAACAAATTGGGACGTGATCGTCATCGGCGGCGGCGCGGCGGGATTCTTCGCCGCCATTCGCTGTGCAGAACTCACCCCAAACCAGCGCATCATCATCCTTGAAAAAGCCAGCCAGACGCTTGGCAAAGTGCTCATCTCGGGCGGCGGGCGTTGCAACGTCACGCACGCTTGCTTTGAACCTGCAAAACTCATCACCTACTATCCGCGCGGGGGGGCTGAACTGCGCGGCGCGTTCACGCGCTTTCAACCAAACGACACGGTGGCATGGTTCGAGGAACGCGGCGTGCGCATCAAGACCGAATCCGACGGGCGTATGTTCCCCATCACTGATGATTCAAACACGATTGCCAACACATTGCGTTTTTCCGCAAAACAGGCGGGCGTGCGAGTCGAGTTGGGCGCATCCGTTTTGGGCGTGGAAAAAACTCCGCAGGGCGAATTCAGGTTGGAGGTCAGAAGAGAGGCGGGGTCGCAATTCATCCAAACGAAAAAACTTTTATTCGCAACGGGCGGCGACCGCAAGTCGCTCGATCTCATCCGCAAGTTGGGGCATACAATAGCCGACCCTGTTCCTTCATTATTCACGTTCAACATCAAAGACAAACGCATCAATGGTTTGACTGGTGTAGCCGTTGAAGATGTGACCCTGAAAATGGATTCGCTCACTGCGCGCGGTCCGCTGTTGATCACGCATTGGGGCATGAGCGGACCTGCCGTACTGCGACTCTCTGCCTGGGGCGCGCGAATTCTCTTTGATAAAAAATACGCTTCCACCTTAACTGTGAACTGGCTCGGCAACTATAAACTTGATTCTGCGCTGGAAGTTTTGGGGCGCAACAAAGACTGGCACGAAAATGCGCGGAAGAAAGTTTCTGCGCATTCGGCGTTTTCGCAGATCCCGATTCGGTTGTGGAAGCAGTTGGTTCATTTTATCGGCGATAAAAATTGGGCGGATGTTTCCAAAGCGGAGTTGCGGCGGCTTGCAGAAGAATTGACAGCGGGCGAATTTCGCATTCAGGGAAAAGGACAATTCAAGGAAGAGTTCGTCACCTGCGGCGGCGTGAGTTTGAAGGAAGTGGATTTCAAGACCATGCAAAGCCGCGTAGTGGACGGTTTGTTCTTCGCGGGCGAAGTGTTGGATATTGACGGCATCACGGGCGGGTTCAACTTTCAAGCGGCATGGACAACGGGTTGGCTGGCAGGGAGCGCGATGGGGTAA
- a CDS encoding ROK family protein, whose translation MKNNHRLYGGIEGGGTKFICAVGTGPGNIRAEARIPTTTPEETISQVVDFFKHQEDSLGRLSAIGFACFGPLDPKPDSPTYGHILPTPKPGWTGADVVGMLQSAFDLPIGFDTDVNGAALGEWRWGKAQGLETFIYLTIGTGIGGGAFVEGKPLHGLLHPEMGHIPVKHDLIKDPFEGVCPFHGDCLEGLASGVAIEARWGQRGNSLSPGHLAWELEADYIAQALASYSYILSPQRIIVGGGIGSVPHLLPKIQKRTRGYINGYIQSDIILKNIETYIVSPGLRNRSGILGAIALAEQTLQ comes from the coding sequence ATGAAAAACAACCATCGTTTGTACGGCGGCATTGAAGGCGGCGGCACAAAATTCATCTGCGCCGTCGGCACAGGACCGGGGAATATCCGCGCGGAAGCCCGCATCCCGACCACCACGCCAGAGGAGACCATCAGCCAAGTGGTAGATTTCTTCAAGCATCAGGAAGACAGCCTCGGCAGACTCTCCGCCATCGGATTTGCATGCTTCGGTCCGCTCGACCCGAAACCTGATTCTCCAACCTATGGTCATATCCTCCCGACACCTAAGCCCGGCTGGACCGGCGCGGACGTGGTGGGGATGTTGCAGTCCGCTTTCGATCTCCCCATCGGCTTCGATACGGACGTCAACGGCGCGGCATTGGGTGAGTGGCGTTGGGGCAAGGCGCAGGGATTGGAAACCTTTATATACCTGACCATTGGAACGGGCATCGGCGGCGGCGCATTCGTGGAAGGAAAACCGCTACACGGACTGCTCCATCCCGAAATGGGTCATATTCCCGTCAAACACGATCTGATTAAAGACCCCTTCGAAGGGGTCTGTCCATTTCATGGGGATTGTTTGGAAGGATTGGCTTCCGGCGTTGCCATCGAAGCGCGCTGGGGACAACGCGGCAACTCGCTCTCCCCCGGTCACCTCGCATGGGAACTCGAAGCCGACTACATTGCCCAGGCACTTGCCAGCTATTCGTACATCCTGTCGCCGCAGCGGATCATCGTCGGCGGAGGCATCGGCTCGGTCCCGCATCTCCTGCCCAAGATACAAAAACGGACACGGGGATATATCAACGGCTATATACAGTCTGACATCATCTTGAAAAACATCGAAACATATATCGTATCTCCCGGGTTAAGAAACCGTTCCGGTATCTTGGGAGCGATCGCACTCGCAGAGCAAACCCTGCAATAA
- the treS gene encoding maltose alpha-D-glucosyltransferase translates to MMDKNLWYKNAVFYQISVRSFKDSNDDGRGDLHGVAEKLDYLQTLGIDCIWLMPIYPSPLNDDGYDIADYYNVDESYGTLDDLKELIAKAHQRGIRIIMDLVLNHTSDQHPWFQASRSDPNSPYRDYYVWSDTDQKYKDARIIFLDTETSNWTWDEKAGKYFWHRFYSSQPDLNYDNPNVQEEMINVARFWLELGIDGFRADAVPYLFEREGTNCENLPETHVYLKKLRAFMDENYPGRILLCEANQWPEDVRPYFGDGDEFHMGFHFPIMPRIYMALKKERYEDMMKIMQRTPPIPENCQWCTFLRNHDELTLEMVTEEERQWMWKEYAPEPRMKINLGIRRRLAPLLDNNRRKIELANSLLFTLPGSPVVYYGDEIGMGDNLDLPDRNGVRTPMQWDDSPNAGFTSGKPYSEFVKGELSYHKVNVANQINEPNSLFHSIQRMIAIRKKHEAFGSSGMEWIETGNPYVAVYIRRHGNDIMLIINNLSKSAQTVKLPLQYQKKYLDLFAGNEHIVNAEFSLEPYSYHWLQMQK, encoded by the coding sequence ATGATGGATAAAAATCTCTGGTACAAGAACGCAGTCTTTTATCAAATTTCCGTGCGCTCCTTCAAGGACAGCAACGACGACGGGCGCGGCGACCTGCACGGCGTCGCGGAAAAACTCGATTATCTGCAAACGCTCGGCATCGATTGCATCTGGCTCATGCCGATCTACCCATCACCGCTCAACGATGACGGGTACGACATTGCCGATTATTACAACGTGGATGAATCCTACGGCACGCTGGATGACTTGAAGGAGTTGATTGCAAAGGCGCACCAGCGGGGCATCCGCATCATCATGGACCTCGTGCTGAATCACACATCCGATCAGCATCCCTGGTTCCAGGCTTCCCGCTCCGATCCCAACTCGCCTTACCGTGATTATTACGTCTGGAGCGACACCGATCAAAAGTACAAGGACGCGCGCATCATCTTTCTAGATACCGAAACATCCAACTGGACATGGGACGAAAAGGCGGGCAAATATTTTTGGCATCGTTTTTATTCCAGCCAGCCCGACTTGAATTACGACAATCCCAACGTGCAGGAGGAGATGATCAACGTGGCACGCTTCTGGCTGGAACTGGGCATCGATGGATTCCGCGCCGATGCCGTGCCCTATCTGTTCGAGCGTGAAGGCACCAACTGCGAGAACCTTCCAGAAACCCATGTGTATCTCAAAAAACTGCGCGCCTTCATGGATGAGAATTATCCCGGGCGTATTCTGCTGTGCGAAGCCAACCAATGGCCCGAAGATGTGCGCCCGTACTTCGGCGACGGCGACGAATTCCACATGGGATTCCACTTCCCGATCATGCCGCGCATCTACATGGCGCTCAAAAAGGAACGCTACGAAGACATGATGAAAATCATGCAGCGCACGCCGCCCATCCCCGAAAACTGCCAGTGGTGCACCTTCCTGCGCAACCACGACGAACTCACGCTCGAAATGGTCACAGAAGAAGAGCGCCAATGGATGTGGAAGGAATATGCGCCCGAACCACGCATGAAAATAAACCTCGGCATACGCCGCCGTCTCGCGCCATTACTGGATAACAACCGCCGCAAGATCGAACTCGCCAATTCCCTGCTGTTCACCCTGCCCGGCTCGCCCGTCGTCTATTACGGCGATGAGATCGGCATGGGTGACAACCTCGACCTGCCCGACCGCAACGGAGTCCGCACGCCGATGCAATGGGATGATTCGCCCAATGCGGGCTTCACCAGCGGCAAACCGTATTCCGAATTCGTCAAAGGTGAATTGAGCTATCACAAGGTCAATGTTGCCAACCAGATCAATGAGCCTAACTCACTGTTCCATTCCATCCAGCGCATGATCGCCATCCGCAAAAAGCATGAAGCGTTCGGCAGCAGCGGCATGGAATGGATCGAGACCGGCAATCCGTACGTTGCGGTGTATATCCGCCGGCATGGGAACGACATCATGCTGATCATCAACAACCTGAGCAAGTCCGCGCAAACCGTGAAATTGCCGCTACAATATCAAAAGAAATATCTTGACCTGTTCGCAGGCAATGAGCATATCGTCAACGCTGAATTTTCGCTTGAACCTTATTCCTATCACTGGCTTCAAATGCAGAAATGA
- a CDS encoding trehalase family glycosidase, with the protein MNTSLLKLLQDQIDITRVPFSDRGSRLLVYKHSEKPALYIKLAERLIRVEAGIESYLKRPPIIEALGFIDGQGNPLDFNITTSPEMLTFQSKTGDFRLVFQDETTLAFSFPDNQTAGMRFRIRPIHWHTTDSGGSLKHVRDAVYGVVNGTVTRNEARMDEQGHFVEFIVQADEDCAVTLHIGDDDAPAAIPFSAAQKNAQARWEVWFEHAPTVKEERRENYAYAWWVMANNLVSPSGYVKHQAMMPTKAFYVGAWLWDSALHAIAFRHIDPELARDQIRVMLANQLPDGMLPDAIFDEGVVSEIGHPIRAKVTKPPIMAWAALKVHETHPDVDFLKEIYEPLKRENAWWFDHNDDDNDGIVQYTHPYSSGLDNSPLWDHGLPVESPDINTYLVIQMNSLAKMAELIGKNEEAKEWRRKADELTQRMIEHLWDAEAGTFNALHNEKPIPVLTPFNLYPMWTGQLPQEINKKLLAHLQNPSEFWGRFALPTVAYNDPAYSADKMWRGPVWANINYFFIGALNIIGEDQLARELREKTLNMIASQPGMREYYNSQSGEAPGSAAPIFGWSAAVFIELAIQEYMETSNKNDG; encoded by the coding sequence TTGAACACGTCGCTGCTGAAACTTCTGCAAGACCAAATCGATATCACGCGCGTCCCATTCAGTGACCGAGGTTCGCGACTACTGGTTTACAAACATTCTGAGAAGCCCGCTCTGTACATCAAACTGGCAGAGCGGCTCATCAGAGTTGAAGCGGGCATCGAGAGTTATCTGAAACGCCCGCCCATCATCGAAGCCTTGGGCTTCATTGATGGGCAGGGAAATCCGCTGGACTTTAACATAACGACATCGCCCGAAATGCTGACCTTTCAAAGCAAAACAGGGGATTTCCGCCTCGTCTTTCAGGATGAAACCACGCTGGCATTCAGCTTCCCGGACAACCAAACCGCAGGGATGCGCTTCCGAATCCGCCCGATCCACTGGCACACCACCGACTCTGGCGGCTCGCTGAAACATGTCCGCGATGCGGTGTACGGCGTCGTCAACGGCACAGTTACAAGGAATGAAGCACGGATGGACGAGCAGGGTCACTTCGTGGAATTCATCGTGCAAGCGGACGAAGATTGCGCGGTGACGCTCCACATCGGTGATGACGATGCGCCAGCAGCAATTCCATTCTCTGCCGCGCAGAAAAACGCTCAAGCCCGCTGGGAAGTATGGTTCGAACACGCGCCAACCGTCAAGGAAGAACGCCGTGAGAACTATGCCTATGCGTGGTGGGTGATGGCGAATAACCTGGTCAGCCCGTCGGGATATGTCAAGCACCAAGCCATGATGCCGACCAAGGCGTTTTATGTCGGCGCATGGCTTTGGGACAGTGCTCTACACGCCATCGCCTTCCGACATATTGACCCCGAACTCGCGCGGGACCAGATCCGCGTGATGCTGGCAAATCAACTACCTGATGGAATGCTCCCCGATGCGATCTTCGATGAAGGCGTGGTCTCCGAGATCGGGCATCCCATCCGCGCAAAGGTGACCAAGCCCCCCATCATGGCGTGGGCGGCGTTGAAAGTCCACGAGACACATCCCGACGTGGATTTTTTGAAGGAAATCTACGAGCCGCTCAAACGCGAAAACGCCTGGTGGTTCGACCACAACGATGACGACAACGACGGTATTGTGCAATACACGCATCCGTACTCATCAGGATTGGATAACAGCCCGCTTTGGGATCATGGTTTGCCCGTCGAATCACCGGACATTAACACGTATTTGGTCATCCAGATGAACTCGCTGGCGAAGATGGCGGAACTCATCGGTAAAAATGAAGAAGCAAAAGAATGGCGCAGAAAAGCGGATGAACTGACGCAGCGCATGATCGAGCATCTTTGGGATGCGGAAGCAGGCACCTTCAATGCATTGCACAATGAGAAACCCATCCCGGTGCTGACGCCGTTCAACCTGTATCCCATGTGGACAGGTCAACTGCCGCAGGAGATCAACAAAAAATTGCTCGCGCATTTGCAGAATCCGTCCGAGTTTTGGGGCAGGTTCGCACTTCCGACCGTCGCCTACAATGACCCAGCCTACAGCGCGGACAAAATGTGGCGCGGTCCTGTTTGGGCAAACATCAATTACTTCTTCATCGGAGCGCTGAACATCATCGGCGAAGATCAACTGGCAAGGGAACTGCGCGAGAAAACATTAAACATGATCGCCAGCCAACCCGGCATGCGCGAGTACTACAACTCACAGAGTGGTGAAGCGCCCGGGTCCGCTGCACCAATTTTCGGGTGGAGCGCGGCGGTCTTTATCGAACTGGCAATTCAGGAATATATGGAAACGTCGAATAAAAATGATGGATAA